In a genomic window of Virgibacillus sp. SK37:
- a CDS encoding iron ABC transporter permease → MNQSIKNTMLAVLTFGGGTALLCLLIFIHINQGSVSIPYQVVLDAIFSPEDKLEHHTVRMLRLPRALMGVIAGGALAVSGVILQSVTKNPLASASTLGIHSGTYFAVVLSTVFVPASLIGNGIIPAFLGGIITFLLVFALSGGNRATPVRMVLAGMIVTFLFSSLTSVLQIFYENETAGIFLWGSGTLVQNDWSGVQFSLPIVFISFLLVLLLSLKLDTLTLGDDVAIALGQNVAILKFVAIIAAVLLTSVTVSVVGPIGFVGLVAPHIVKLIGYRKHFPLIIASFLWGGNVLLLADILARIVDPSFSELPVGAITAFIGAPWLIYLVLRMRKRKYGEENTAIIAGKITTGFPLKIIIPVLILAIIAGLGISLSSGNYGFEPITTWQALVGDSNEFMKNLILELRLPRALVALMSGMLLAASGLIFQGVLRNPLADPSVIGITSGAGLGALLMMYVFGVSAVWIPIGGMIGAFLFFIMVMILAIRAQFQPTILALLGIGISAFGTAAIQILVVQADLGVAAALTWLSGTTYAKGWTEVLYYLVWPVVLILPLLFIRIDILDTLSLGDDTAKGLGLKVMTVRFQLALLATLLAACSVAAVGAIGFIGLIAPHFARLLVGPANKRLLPVSILIGGFLLVVADVFSRTIFAPNEVPAGIIVAIIGAPYFLWLMKKKAS, encoded by the coding sequence ATGAATCAATCGATAAAAAATACAATGCTTGCGGTTCTTACCTTTGGAGGTGGAACCGCCCTTTTATGTTTACTAATATTTATACATATTAATCAAGGGAGCGTTTCTATCCCTTACCAGGTAGTGTTAGATGCAATCTTTTCGCCTGAGGATAAGCTTGAACATCATACCGTTAGGATGCTGAGACTACCTCGTGCGTTAATGGGAGTAATTGCAGGTGGTGCTTTGGCTGTGTCAGGTGTGATCCTGCAATCAGTTACGAAGAATCCTTTAGCCTCAGCTAGTACATTAGGGATTCATTCTGGTACTTATTTTGCAGTTGTACTATCAACAGTATTTGTTCCAGCTTCATTGATTGGAAATGGCATTATACCTGCTTTTCTCGGTGGAATTATTACATTTTTACTTGTTTTTGCTTTATCAGGCGGAAATCGTGCAACTCCTGTCAGAATGGTTTTAGCAGGGATGATTGTTACGTTTTTATTTTCTTCTCTAACAAGTGTACTGCAAATTTTTTACGAGAATGAAACAGCGGGTATCTTTCTATGGGGATCTGGCACACTTGTTCAGAATGATTGGAGTGGTGTGCAATTTTCCTTACCTATTGTTTTTATTAGTTTCCTTCTCGTTTTACTATTATCTCTTAAATTAGATACGTTAACCTTAGGTGATGATGTGGCGATAGCTTTAGGGCAGAATGTTGCAATTCTAAAATTTGTGGCAATAATAGCAGCAGTCCTGCTCACTTCAGTGACAGTTAGCGTTGTTGGCCCCATTGGCTTTGTTGGATTAGTAGCTCCACATATTGTCAAACTTATCGGTTATAGAAAGCACTTTCCATTAATTATCGCTTCATTTCTGTGGGGAGGAAATGTCTTGCTTTTAGCCGATATATTGGCCCGGATTGTGGATCCATCATTTTCCGAGCTGCCTGTTGGAGCGATTACTGCATTTATTGGAGCACCATGGCTGATTTATCTTGTATTAAGAATGAGAAAAAGAAAATATGGAGAAGAAAATACAGCTATTATTGCAGGGAAGATTACTACTGGATTTCCTTTAAAAATCATAATCCCTGTTTTAATCTTAGCGATTATTGCAGGACTGGGAATAAGTCTGTCCTCAGGGAATTACGGGTTTGAACCAATTACTACTTGGCAGGCGTTGGTAGGGGATAGTAATGAATTTATGAAAAACCTTATATTAGAACTTCGACTCCCTCGTGCACTTGTAGCTTTAATGAGTGGAATGTTACTAGCTGCCAGTGGTTTGATTTTTCAAGGTGTACTTAGAAACCCACTTGCAGACCCTTCTGTTATTGGAATAACCTCAGGAGCTGGTTTGGGTGCACTTTTAATGATGTATGTATTTGGTGTCTCCGCTGTATGGATTCCTATCGGTGGAATGATAGGAGCGTTTCTATTTTTTATTATGGTAATGATTTTAGCTATTCGAGCCCAATTCCAACCAACAATCCTGGCACTGTTAGGGATTGGTATTTCTGCGTTTGGTACTGCGGCTATTCAAATTCTCGTCGTTCAGGCTGATTTAGGCGTGGCAGCGGCTCTAACATGGCTTTCAGGTACGACGTATGCCAAGGGATGGACTGAAGTACTTTATTATTTGGTGTGGCCGGTTGTTCTAATCCTGCCATTGTTATTCATTCGGATAGATATATTGGATACACTTTCTTTAGGGGATGATACAGCAAAAGGTTTAGGCTTAAAGGTAATGACTGTTCGATTTCAACTGGCTCTCTTAGCTACATTGTTGGCTGCTTGTAGTGTGGCAGCTGTAGGCGCAATCGGATTCATTGGTTTAATAGCACCCCATTTTGCACGATTACTCGTAGGCCCAGCAAATAAACGATTATTACCTGTGTCCATATTAATTGGGGGTTTTTTACTAGTGGTTGCAGACGTGTTCAGTCGTACTATATTTGCTCCAAACGAAGTCCCCGCAGGTATTATTGTAGCGATTATCGGAGCTCCTTACTTTTTGTGGCTAATGAAGAAAAAAGCCTCCTAG
- a CDS encoding VanW family protein produces the protein MKKIYPRIDRSLLEEIRGKELGNYVTYYKENNKERSHNISLAANAINNYVLFPGETFSFNKVVGERTKEKGYKRAPVIVKGELAEDIGGGICQVSSTLFNAVDLKGIQIVERYAHSREVPYVPPGKDATVSWWGPDFVFKNMYNQPILIRASSKNGKMNIRVYSSESATYFKGNTSA, from the coding sequence ATGAAAAAAATATATCCAAGAATAGATCGTTCTTTGCTGGAAGAAATACGGGGAAAAGAACTTGGCAACTATGTTACTTACTATAAAGAAAATAATAAGGAACGATCGCATAATATATCTTTGGCAGCAAATGCAATTAATAATTATGTTTTATTTCCTGGGGAGACGTTTTCTTTTAATAAAGTAGTCGGGGAGAGAACAAAAGAAAAAGGGTATAAGCGTGCACCAGTGATTGTTAAGGGGGAGCTTGCAGAGGATATCGGAGGAGGTATTTGCCAAGTTTCTTCTACTCTTTTTAATGCAGTTGATCTAAAGGGTATTCAAATCGTAGAACGATATGCACATAGCCGTGAAGTACCCTATGTACCTCCGGGAAAAGACGCTACAGTAAGTTGGTGGGGCCCTGATTTTGTGTTTAAAAACATGTATAATCAGCCAATATTAATTCGTGCTTCCTCGAAAAACGGAAAAATGAATATACGTGTCTATTCTTCTGAGTCTGCAACTTACTTCAAGGGTAATACTTCGGCTTGA
- a CDS encoding class I adenylate-forming enzyme family protein, which produces MIQTQVRVVNKYGEDVKHDGTEVGEVIVKGNGTEHFKNKNSEGWVYTGDLGTIDKNGKIHVIDRKKDIDTAETKISSVGLERLLLKHPSVQEASVVPVPHEKLGEVAHAFVVLYENQHATEEELIEYCLRTLKPSECPKAVTFMEELPKTASGKILKVQLQGEN; this is translated from the coding sequence ATGATTCAAACTCAAGTACGTGTTGTTAATAAGTATGGAGAGGATGTAAAGCATGACGGAACAGAAGTAGGTGAAGTCATTGTAAAAGGCAATGGTACGGAACACTTTAAAAACAAAAACTCCGAAGGGTGGGTATACACGGGAGATCTCGGAACGATTGATAAGAATGGCAAGATTCATGTTATTGATCGAAAAAAAGATATTGATACAGCAGAAACCAAAATATCCTCTGTTGGTTTGGAAAGATTATTACTTAAGCACCCTTCTGTTCAGGAAGCTTCTGTTGTTCCTGTTCCCCATGAGAAACTGGGAGAAGTTGCCCATGCTTTTGTTGTATTATATGAAAACCAACATGCTACAGAGGAAGAACTTATCGAATATTGTCTAAGAACACTCAAACCTTCCGAATGCCCAAAGGCAGTTACTTTTATGGAGGAACTCCCCAAAACAGCGAGTGGTAAAATCTTAAAAGTCCAGTTACAAGGAGAAAATTAA
- the uraA gene encoding uracil permease, with protein MAHYKEIQVDERLPLLKSLPLSIQHLFAMFGSTVLVPILFGVNPATILLMNGFGTLLYIFITKGKIPAFLGSSFAFLSPVFAVLDNYAGDQGYSYALGGFLAVGIVLTLVSILVKFVGTTWIDVIFPPAAMGAIVAVIGLELVPTAAEMAGWIAPADADPAWTMDPKVALVSFLTLTITIVCWVTLRGFLKIIPILLGIIGGYIIAYFFGLVDFSTVKEASWISQPEFYKIKFDWSAILIILPAALVLIPEHIGHLFVTSNIVNKDLMKDPGLDRSLAGNGISTIISSFLGSTPNTTYGENIGVLAITRVYSTWIIGIAAILAMILSFVGKLAALISSIPTAVMGGISLLLFGIIAVSGLRMLVEAKVDYNRSQNLILTCVVLVIGISGATVQIGTVALSGMGLATIVAIILGLFFKLLDILNLSNEDS; from the coding sequence GTGGCACATTATAAAGAGATTCAAGTTGATGAACGTCTACCACTGTTAAAAAGTTTGCCATTAAGTATTCAGCATTTATTTGCAATGTTCGGTTCCACTGTTTTAGTTCCAATTTTATTCGGGGTAAATCCTGCTACTATTCTATTAATGAATGGCTTCGGCACATTGTTATATATCTTTATTACAAAGGGAAAAATACCTGCATTTTTAGGTTCTAGTTTCGCTTTCTTATCACCGGTTTTTGCTGTACTTGATAATTATGCTGGTGACCAGGGATACAGCTATGCACTTGGAGGCTTTCTGGCCGTCGGTATTGTCCTGACTCTTGTGTCTATCCTTGTGAAATTCGTTGGCACCACTTGGATTGATGTTATTTTTCCTCCAGCTGCAATGGGAGCCATTGTTGCTGTCATTGGCTTGGAGCTTGTTCCCACCGCAGCTGAAATGGCTGGATGGATTGCCCCAGCTGATGCAGACCCTGCTTGGACGATGGATCCTAAAGTTGCTTTAGTCTCCTTTCTCACTTTAACTATTACGATCGTCTGTTGGGTTACCTTAAGAGGTTTTCTAAAAATTATTCCAATCCTTTTAGGTATTATAGGTGGTTATATTATTGCCTACTTCTTTGGTTTGGTAGATTTTTCAACTGTCAAGGAAGCTTCTTGGATCTCCCAACCCGAATTTTACAAAATTAAGTTTGATTGGTCCGCCATTTTAATTATCCTTCCTGCAGCGCTAGTATTAATTCCTGAGCACATTGGTCATTTATTTGTAACTAGCAATATTGTTAATAAGGATCTAATGAAAGACCCTGGGCTGGATCGCTCGTTAGCAGGAAACGGGATCTCTACTATCATCTCCAGTTTCTTAGGTTCCACTCCAAATACCACATATGGTGAGAATATTGGAGTCTTAGCAATTACAAGAGTATATTCCACGTGGATAATCGGTATTGCAGCAATACTTGCCATGATTTTATCCTTTGTTGGTAAATTAGCAGCTTTAATATCGTCCATACCTACTGCAGTGATGGGTGGGATTTCCCTTTTGCTATTCGGTATTATTGCAGTAAGCGGCCTTCGTATGCTTGTTGAAGCAAAAGTAGATTATAACCGTTCTCAAAACTTAATTCTTACTTGTGTTGTTTTGGTAATAGGAATTAGCGGAGCAACCGTTCAAATTGGCACAGTTGCTTTATCTGGTATGGGTTTAGCAACAATTGTAGCAATCATACTTGGCTTATTCTTTAAATTGCTTGACATATTAAACCTATCAAATGAAGATAGTTAA
- a CDS encoding sodium:proton antiporter, with protein sequence MITHQILLLLLAGYIVFSIDKKQNYFPVPVVLVLLGIVLSFVPIFQEITITKEIIFNVFLPALLFTSSYSFSVQALRKNKWLIGGMGTVGLILTVAILGLSIYMVGNLFIDLSFIVSLLIAGILSPTDPVSVVSILKNSTSDEKVADVVEGESLLNDGTSIVVFTVLLEMYLHDQSFSVSSFIGEFLFVSLGGVLIGIIFGWLLSKAIHYTSHRQYQVMLSIIIAYGSFYLGEFLGVSGVLATVTSGLLLSYEFGKHHREEHFRDSLDGFWTIIEPTILSIIFLLIGIQSADYLFDVPWSLAIVIFILSLVSRFIVLASSTIMIPRWHHRFTLKDSGLITWAGIKGTMSVALLLGLEAEASSDHLLVSLTFSVIVLSLIIQSIGVYPIINKLSKENR encoded by the coding sequence ATGATTACGCATCAGATTCTACTACTGTTACTTGCTGGATATATTGTTTTTTCGATTGATAAAAAGCAGAATTACTTTCCTGTCCCAGTAGTTCTCGTACTGTTGGGCATCGTCCTATCCTTCGTTCCAATTTTTCAAGAGATCACAATTACAAAAGAAATAATATTTAATGTGTTTTTACCAGCATTGTTATTCACATCTTCCTATTCCTTTTCTGTCCAAGCATTACGAAAGAATAAATGGTTGATTGGGGGAATGGGAACAGTTGGTTTAATACTTACAGTAGCGATTCTTGGCCTTTCCATTTATATGGTAGGAAATCTATTTATAGATCTATCCTTCATAGTTTCGTTGTTAATAGCAGGGATTTTATCACCAACAGACCCTGTTTCTGTTGTTTCCATTTTAAAAAATTCTACTAGCGATGAAAAAGTTGCCGACGTAGTAGAAGGGGAGTCTCTACTAAATGATGGTACGAGTATTGTAGTATTTACTGTGTTATTGGAAATGTATCTTCATGACCAAAGTTTTTCAGTCTCATCCTTTATTGGTGAGTTCCTTTTTGTATCACTTGGTGGGGTATTAATTGGAATTATATTTGGCTGGTTGCTTAGTAAGGCAATTCATTATACCAGTCACCGACAATACCAAGTTATGCTTAGTATAATCATTGCATATGGCAGTTTCTATCTTGGAGAGTTTCTGGGGGTTTCTGGTGTATTAGCGACAGTTACGTCTGGTTTGCTATTATCCTATGAATTTGGTAAACATCATCGAGAAGAACATTTTCGCGATTCATTAGATGGTTTTTGGACAATTATAGAACCTACGATCTTATCGATAATTTTCCTGTTAATCGGTATTCAATCAGCTGATTATTTATTCGATGTACCATGGTCTCTGGCTATTGTTATCTTTATACTATCTTTGGTCAGCCGATTTATTGTATTGGCAAGCTCTACAATCATGATACCTCGCTGGCATCACCGGTTTACCTTGAAAGACTCTGGCTTGATTACATGGGCAGGTATAAAAGGCACGATGTCTGTTGCTTTACTCCTTGGTCTAGAAGCAGAAGCTTCCAGTGACCATTTACTGGTTTCATTGACTTTTTCAGTAATCGTGCTTTCTTTAATCATTCAAAGTATAGGTGTTTACCCAATAATCAACAAATTATCTAAAGAAAATAGGTAA
- a CDS encoding SDR family oxidoreductase, with protein MMNLTGKTAIITGASSGIGKGIAKHLADAGVNVVLAARNKEKLAGVAGEINQSLQGRALAVETDVSSKEEMDVLIKQARDTFGNVDIFVNNAGQMLHSRVQDGHVDEWEKMIDVNIKGVLYGIHGVLPEMLERKSGHIINIASVSGHEVTKVSTVYSATKFAVKAISMGLEKELARTGVRVTNISPGKVDTDLASASQSSPDRKPLHTDDIAKSVVYAVSQPDYVNVNEITVRPV; from the coding sequence ATGATGAACCTAACAGGAAAAACTGCAATTATAACAGGTGCAAGCAGTGGGATAGGCAAGGGAATTGCAAAGCATTTGGCTGATGCTGGAGTGAATGTCGTGCTAGCTGCCAGGAATAAGGAGAAATTAGCAGGTGTTGCTGGTGAAATTAATCAATCGTTGCAAGGTAGAGCACTTGCTGTGGAAACAGATGTCTCTAGTAAAGAAGAGATGGATGTATTGATCAAACAGGCGAGGGACACGTTCGGAAACGTAGACATTTTTGTAAATAATGCTGGGCAAATGTTGCATTCCCGAGTTCAAGATGGCCATGTGGATGAATGGGAAAAAATGATCGATGTCAATATCAAAGGCGTCTTATATGGGATTCATGGGGTGCTGCCAGAAATGCTTGAAAGAAAATCAGGGCATATTATTAACATTGCATCGGTATCCGGCCATGAGGTTACTAAAGTAAGCACCGTTTACAGTGCCACAAAATTTGCAGTCAAGGCTATTTCTATGGGACTGGAAAAAGAGCTCGCGAGAACAGGGGTACGAGTAACAAATATTTCTCCAGGAAAGGTTGATACAGATTTAGCGTCTGCAAGTCAATCTTCTCCGGATCGTAAACCGTTGCATACAGATGACATTGCTAAATCAGTAGTTTATGCTGTCTCCCAGCCAGATTATGTAAATGTAAATGAAATAACTGTCCGGCCAGTATAA
- a CDS encoding NAD(P)/FAD-dependent oxidoreductase: protein MSNKPKIVVLGAGYAGLTTTRRLVKTLSPEQAEIVLVNKHNYHYESTWLHEVAAGTINPNQARVMISDVVNPNRVRLVYDSVLEIKKDEQRVVLENSELSYDYLVVGLGFESNDFGIKGMAENAFAIEDIDSSRQISEHIEYQFAKYNNDKNAEDHSLNILVGGAGFTGIELVGELANKVPELCKKYDIDRSKVRIINVEAAPSILPMFDKELVAYAKKSLEDRGVEIKIGAAISECTPEGFIVGDDKELIKAGTIIWTGGVKGSSVLGKSGFELTKGKVNVDGDLRMKGEENVFVIGDCSWVWNKEADRPYPPTAQLAMQEADVVAANLKALISNQPLTEFVFNDKGTVASLGHSDGIGNIFSGYKLQGKSAATMKKVVDNRSLLLLGGPKLVLKKGKFRPF, encoded by the coding sequence ATGAGTAACAAACCAAAAATAGTAGTTTTAGGTGCAGGTTATGCTGGTTTAACAACAACTAGACGCCTAGTAAAGACATTGTCTCCTGAACAGGCTGAAATTGTTTTAGTAAATAAACATAACTACCACTATGAGTCTACATGGCTTCATGAAGTAGCTGCGGGTACAATAAATCCAAACCAGGCACGCGTAATGATTAGTGATGTAGTAAATCCAAACAGAGTTCGTCTAGTATATGATTCTGTTCTGGAAATTAAGAAAGATGAACAACGTGTTGTACTTGAAAATAGTGAACTATCATATGATTACTTAGTAGTAGGTCTTGGCTTTGAGTCAAATGACTTTGGAATCAAGGGAATGGCTGAAAATGCGTTTGCAATTGAAGATATTGATTCAAGCCGCCAAATCAGTGAGCATATTGAGTATCAATTCGCTAAATATAACAATGATAAGAACGCAGAAGATCACAGCTTAAACATTTTAGTTGGTGGTGCAGGATTCACAGGGATTGAGTTAGTTGGTGAACTAGCTAATAAGGTGCCTGAGCTTTGTAAGAAGTACGATATCGATCGAAGTAAAGTCCGTATCATTAATGTAGAAGCAGCTCCATCTATACTTCCAATGTTTGATAAAGAATTAGTAGCTTATGCAAAGAAATCTTTAGAAGACCGCGGAGTAGAAATTAAAATAGGTGCAGCTATTTCTGAATGTACACCAGAAGGTTTCATTGTAGGGGATGATAAAGAACTTATTAAAGCAGGTACAATCATCTGGACTGGTGGCGTAAAGGGTAGCTCTGTGCTAGGTAAATCCGGTTTTGAACTAACTAAAGGGAAAGTAAATGTAGATGGCGACTTACGTATGAAGGGCGAAGAGAATGTTTTCGTCATTGGTGACTGTTCATGGGTTTGGAATAAAGAAGCAGATCGTCCTTACCCACCAACTGCACAACTTGCGATGCAGGAAGCAGATGTAGTAGCAGCTAACTTAAAAGCACTAATTTCCAACCAGCCTTTAACTGAATTCGTGTTTAATGATAAAGGGACAGTTGCTTCTTTAGGACATTCTGATGGAATTGGTAACATTTTCTCTGGTTATAAACTTCAAGGAAAGAGTGCTGCCACTATGAAAAAGGTAGTTGATAACCGTTCCCTTCTATTATTAGGAGGGCCAAAATTAGTACTTAAGAAAGGTAAATTCCGTCCTTTTTAA
- a CDS encoding ABC transporter substrate-binding protein produces the protein MKKLGYLFLLFLFISFLAACGADEKEDTTQPKEETNTDKEEASVTIEDAFGEQTIKETPKNIVVLEWSYAEDLLALGIQPAGVADLDGFNKWVNIDKKFDESVEDVGTRQEPNLEAISRLNPDLIIGVKFRHEQYLDSLKDIAPVVTFAPYGDEAIKNHYENMVKEFKTVAKIVGKDEKAEEALRNLDQVIESEKKRVEDAELAGEKYIATQAFTAQNTPTLRLFTDNSMVAQIMNNLGFENAYESDKVEPYGYSEVTVEALQNFQEENMQFLYIVQEDDNIFEKQLKGNPVWENLSFVQEGNTHALPGDTWTFGGVLSAEVLTKQLVDAMVNE, from the coding sequence ATGAAAAAACTCGGTTATCTATTTTTATTATTTTTATTTATTAGCTTTTTGGCAGCATGTGGAGCAGATGAAAAAGAAGATACCACTCAACCAAAAGAAGAAACAAACACTGATAAAGAAGAGGCGAGTGTTACAATAGAAGATGCATTTGGTGAGCAAACGATTAAGGAAACACCAAAAAACATTGTAGTGCTAGAATGGTCCTATGCAGAAGACTTACTTGCACTTGGAATCCAACCAGCAGGAGTTGCTGATCTAGATGGTTTTAACAAATGGGTAAACATTGATAAGAAATTTGATGAAAGTGTAGAAGATGTTGGTACACGTCAAGAACCTAACCTTGAAGCAATTTCCCGTTTGAATCCAGATCTTATCATTGGAGTGAAATTCAGACATGAGCAGTATTTAGACAGCTTAAAGGATATTGCTCCAGTAGTTACGTTTGCTCCTTATGGTGATGAGGCTATAAAAAACCATTATGAGAACATGGTAAAAGAGTTTAAAACAGTGGCAAAAATTGTTGGCAAAGACGAAAAAGCAGAAGAAGCATTGCGAAATCTTGACCAGGTGATTGAAAGCGAAAAGAAACGTGTGGAGGATGCAGAATTAGCAGGAGAAAAATACATTGCTACCCAAGCGTTTACAGCTCAAAATACTCCTACACTGCGCTTGTTTACGGATAATTCCATGGTAGCACAAATTATGAATAACTTAGGCTTTGAAAATGCCTACGAATCTGATAAAGTTGAACCATACGGCTATAGTGAGGTTACGGTTGAGGCATTACAAAACTTCCAAGAAGAAAATATGCAGTTTTTATATATCGTTCAGGAAGATGATAATATCTTTGAGAAACAACTAAAAGGAAATCCAGTTTGGGAGAATTTATCATTTGTACAAGAAGGGAATACACATGCATTACCTGGCGATACATGGACATTTGGAGGAGTTTTATCTGCTGAAGTACTCACAAAGCAATTAGTCGATGCTATGGTAAATGAGTGA
- a CDS encoding type IA DNA topoisomerase, which produces MKLILAEKPSVAKNIADALKIKTKKEGYFEGNGYIITWAYGHLVQLYDAKDYDSKMTKWKLDNFPFIPSKFKYKVKSGYGNKQRQDPGAAKQLRVIHQLMKRADVESIISACDYDREGQLIGDSIIYRENRPSKNVYRLLLNEWTEKEVLSGLERIKPNEEMKPLRDAGISRQWADWVIGINLTSVATLRYQKGRGKALNIGRVLLPTLKIIYDRDKEIETFNPEDYYKLSATFRTDRNEKYEGIYTEEKEDKFKKREVLDDIQRNLNEKPGKISNKEVEKKKEFPPFLFNLSNLQGYITTKYKGWTSDKVLKVAQSLYEKKYITYPRTSSIALDESLVGKTAKVLQTHSEDLPYKDEIEFKKLKRVFNNSKVESHSAIIPTYLKPKRLSNEEQIVYNSVRNRFIMQFMPLAEVEETRLHTKIEGVTGLFVSKGKVQLVEGWKKVEQMPSKDSLLPHVQKEEGVSTDKLEVTSHVTKPPKHHTEKTLLRVMETCGKRYKEDEDASTEAVLNGFSIGTPATRAETIKKLKDVGYITYQSKNLICTNLGKSLVETFPVKQLFDLEFTGKLEKILSDIQKGNFPKDQFLHMIYKFTNDAVIEMKNEEEKIIHEVTSSSKPEVIGKCPACEGKIIESKKGFGCTNWKKGCKFVVWKNDKYLAAMKKRPTKTMVKALLKNKKAFVKGLTSKKGNKFNAYLSYEKNVDNEYYSWKMEFNK; this is translated from the coding sequence ATGAAATTAATCCTCGCTGAAAAACCCTCGGTGGCTAAGAACATTGCGGACGCTCTGAAAATTAAAACAAAGAAAGAAGGCTATTTTGAAGGGAATGGCTATATTATTACATGGGCTTATGGCCATTTAGTCCAGCTATATGACGCGAAGGACTATGATAGTAAAATGACAAAATGGAAATTAGATAACTTTCCATTTATCCCCTCTAAATTCAAATATAAAGTTAAATCAGGTTATGGAAATAAACAACGCCAGGATCCGGGTGCTGCGAAACAGTTACGAGTTATTCATCAGCTTATGAAACGTGCTGATGTGGAGAGTATTATTTCAGCTTGTGACTATGATAGGGAAGGTCAGCTAATTGGAGATAGTATTATTTATAGAGAAAACAGGCCAAGCAAAAATGTTTACCGATTACTTCTAAATGAATGGACAGAAAAAGAAGTGCTTTCCGGTTTGGAAAGAATAAAACCAAATGAAGAAATGAAGCCATTAAGGGATGCTGGTATTAGCAGACAATGGGCGGACTGGGTAATCGGAATTAACTTAACATCTGTAGCAACTTTAAGGTATCAAAAAGGAAGAGGTAAGGCTCTTAATATTGGTAGAGTTTTATTGCCAACTTTGAAAATCATCTATGATCGTGATAAAGAAATAGAAACTTTCAACCCGGAGGATTATTATAAGTTATCAGCAACATTCCGGACAGATCGTAATGAAAAGTATGAAGGAATTTATACAGAAGAGAAAGAAGATAAATTTAAAAAAAGAGAAGTATTAGATGATATTCAGCGAAACCTAAATGAAAAGCCAGGGAAAATTAGTAATAAAGAGGTAGAAAAGAAAAAGGAATTTCCACCATTTCTTTTCAATTTATCTAACTTACAAGGTTACATTACCACTAAGTATAAGGGGTGGACATCCGATAAGGTGTTAAAGGTAGCTCAATCACTTTATGAAAAGAAATACATTACTTATCCGAGAACATCGAGTATTGCACTTGATGAGAGTTTAGTTGGAAAAACAGCAAAGGTTTTACAAACTCATTCGGAAGACTTGCCTTATAAAGACGAAATTGAATTTAAGAAATTGAAACGTGTTTTCAATAACTCTAAAGTGGAAAGTCATAGTGCTATTATACCAACATACCTAAAGCCTAAACGATTATCAAATGAGGAGCAAATTGTTTATAATTCAGTTAGAAATCGCTTTATCATGCAATTTATGCCACTTGCAGAAGTGGAGGAAACGAGGTTACATACAAAGATTGAAGGGGTTACAGGACTTTTTGTGTCGAAAGGAAAAGTACAATTGGTAGAAGGATGGAAAAAGGTAGAACAGATGCCTTCAAAGGATTCTCTTTTACCCCATGTACAAAAAGAAGAGGGAGTTTCAACAGATAAATTGGAAGTAACTTCCCATGTCACAAAGCCACCGAAGCATCATACAGAAAAAACGCTACTGCGAGTGATGGAGACATGTGGAAAAAGGTACAAAGAAGATGAAGATGCTTCAACAGAAGCTGTATTAAATGGATTTAGTATTGGCACGCCAGCTACTAGAGCAGAGACAATTAAAAAATTAAAGGATGTTGGTTATATTACGTATCAAAGTAAGAATCTCATTTGTACCAATTTAGGTAAAAGTCTTGTGGAAACTTTCCCAGTGAAACAATTATTTGATTTGGAGTTCACCGGTAAATTGGAAAAAATCCTCTCTGATATTCAAAAGGGTAATTTTCCAAAAGACCAGTTTCTTCATATGATTTATAAATTCACAAATGATGCAGTTATTGAGATGAAAAACGAAGAAGAAAAGATTATTCATGAGGTTACATCCTCTTCCAAACCAGAAGTAATTGGAAAATGTCCGGCATGTGAGGGTAAGATAATAGAAAGTAAAAAGGGCTTTGGGTGTACAAATTGGAAGAAGGGCTGTAAGTTCGTAGTTTGGAAAAATGATAAGTACCTTGCTGCAATGAAAAAACGTCCAACAAAAACAATGGTAAAGGCTCTACTAAAGAATAAAAAGGCTTTTGTTAAAGGATTAACAAGTAAAAAAGGAAATAAATTTAACGCTTATTTAAGCTATGAGAAAAATGTTGATAACGAGTATTATAGTTGGAAAATGGAATTTAATAAATAA